From Zingiber officinale cultivar Zhangliang chromosome 5B, Zo_v1.1, whole genome shotgun sequence, the proteins below share one genomic window:
- the LOC121987228 gene encoding EPIDERMAL PATTERNING FACTOR-like protein 2: MGLLHRINSLLLFILLCGSTAFNHSVEGRLQAFRLLEIASGVRDQKVRALIGSRPPMCERRCRGCGHCEAIQVPVIPQALNKAMASDLRGDIGSNYKPLSWKCKCGDLIFNP, from the exons ATGGGACTTCTCCACCGGATCAACTCTCTCCTTTTATTCATACTTCTCTGCGGTTCCACTGCATTCAACCATTCAGTGGAAG GGAGATTGCAAGCGTTCAGGCTTCTGGAAATCGCAAGC GGCGTTAGAGATCAAAAGGTGCGAGCTTTGATTGGGTCAAGGCCTCCGATGTGCGAGAGGAGGTGCAGAGGATGCGGCCACTGCGAGGCAATTCAAGTACCCGTGATCCCTCAAGCACTGAACAAGGCCATGGCCTCCGATCTGAGGGGAGACATCGGCTCCAATTACAAGCCCCTGAGTTGGAAATGCAAGTGCGGAGACTTGATATTTAATCCTTGA